GTGCTGCGGGGTGCCGCGGGGCTTTCGCCCCGCCGGTGGTGAGGGTGCGCCGAGCCGGGCGCCCCGGGACGGACGTGTGACGGCCGGCAACCGGCCCGCGCCGGGTCGGTGGCGGCCGGTCCCGTGACGGCCGGTTTCGCGTCCCGGCCGGTTCCGTGACGGCCGGTTTCGCGTCCCGGCCGGTTCCGTGACGGTGGGGTCCCGTGACGCCCGGTTCTGTGCCGCCGGTTCTGTGCGGGCGGGTCCTGTGACGCCTGGTTCTGTGCGGGCGGGTCCTGTGACGCCCGGTTCTGTGCGGGCGCGTCCGGTGAGGGCGGGTTCTGTGCGGCCGGGTCCCGGCGCGGGCCTGCGGGGACCGGGACGCCGTGACCGCGTGCGGCAGCGGTCTGCCACTCTTGGACGTGTTCCGGTGGCAGTGGGACATGGGCATCGTGGCCGGGATGACTGGGACACAGGAGCGACCAGGAGACGGCGGGCGCATACGCGTACCTCACCCCGGACGCCACCGGCCGGGCGGCCGAGGCGACGTATGCGGCGCCGGCCCGGCACCACGCCCGGTGCCGGGCCGAGGCGGCCCGCTCCACTGGGCGCATCCACAGGGCGGAGGGGTGGTTACACATGTGCGGACGGTACGCGGCGAGCCGGAGGCCCGAGGACCTCACGGGACTCTTCCGGGTCGAGAAGTGGGAGCCGTCGGAGGCCCTGGCCCCCGACTGGAACGTGGCCCCCACCAAGGAGGTCCACGCGGTGCTGGAGCGTCCCCTGAAGGACGCGGACGACCGCCGTCCGGTGCGCCAGCTGCGAACACTCAGGTGGGGACTCGTCCCGTCCTTCGCCAAGAGCCCCGAGGGCGCGGCCCGGATGATCAACGCCCGTGCCGAGACCGTCCACGAGAAGCCGTCCTTCCGCCGGCCCTTCCAGGCCCGGCGCTGCATCCTGCCCGCGGACGGGTACTACGAGTGGGTCACCGGCACCGAGGAGCGGGAGCTGGAGGTGAAGGGGAGGAAGAAGCGGCCCCGCAAGCAGCCGTACTTCGTCACCCCGGCCGACGGCTCGGTCTTCGCAATGGCCGGGCTGTACGAGTTCTGGCGCGACCGGACCCTGCCGGACGACCACCCCCAGTCCTGGTGGGTGACCTGCTCCGTGATCACGACCGAGGCGGAGACCGGGCCGCTGGGGGTGGCGCCGGCCGAAGGCCCCCGTTCGCTGGCCGACATCCACCCGCGGATGCCGCTGATGCTCACGGAGGACCGCTGGGACGCCTGGCTGGACCCGTCCCGTACCGACCCGGACGAGCTGCGCGGGCTGCTGGCGCCGCCGCCCACGGGGCTGATGCGCGCCTATCCCGTCGGCACGGCCGTCTCCAACGTCCGCAACAACGGGCCGGAGCTGGTGGAGGAGCTGGCGGCCCCCGAGGTCGGCACGCTCTTCTGATCCTTCCCCCGATTCCCGGGCCGTGGTGTGACACTGCTGTCGTGACGGAGAGCGAGATCGTGGGAACACCCGCCGGGGACGCCCGTATCACCTGGCACCCGGCCCCCGGCCGGGCCCGCGCGGTGCTGGCGGTGGGCCACGGCGCGGGCGGCGGCATCGGCGCCCGCGACCTGCAGGCCCTGGCGGCCGGGCTGCCCGCCGCCGGGGTCACGGTGGCCCTGGTGGAGCAGCCGTGGCGGGTGGCGGGCAAGAAGGTCGCGCCCGCGCCGAAGACCCTGGACGCCGCATGGCGCGGCCTGTGGCCCGCCCTGGAGGGGAAGGGGCTGCCGATCGTCGCCGGCGGGCGCAGCGCCGGGGCGCGGGTGGCCTGCCGGACCGCCCGTGAGCTGGGGGCGGGAGCCGTCCTCGCGCTGAGCTTCCCGCTGCATCCGCCGGGACGGCCCGAGAAGTCCCGCGCGGACGAGCTCCTCGGCGCCGGGGTGCCGGTTCTGGTCGTCCAGGGCGGCAACGATCCGTTCGGCAGGCCGGAGGAGTTCCCGGACGGTGGGTACGAGCTGATCCCGGTGGACGCCGCCGACCACGCACTCTCGGTGCCCAAGCGGGCCGCCCTGACCCAGCAGGAGGCGCTGGGGACGGTCGTGGACGGCGTAC
The Streptomyces tirandamycinicus DNA segment above includes these coding regions:
- a CDS encoding alpha/beta family hydrolase is translated as MTESEIVGTPAGDARITWHPAPGRARAVLAVGHGAGGGIGARDLQALAAGLPAAGVTVALVEQPWRVAGKKVAPAPKTLDAAWRGLWPALEGKGLPIVAGGRSAGARVACRTARELGAGAVLALSFPLHPPGRPEKSRADELLGAGVPVLVVQGGNDPFGRPEEFPDGGYELIPVDAADHALSVPKRAALTQQEALGTVVDGVRKWITALV
- a CDS encoding SOS response-associated peptidase, with amino-acid sequence MCGRYAASRRPEDLTGLFRVEKWEPSEALAPDWNVAPTKEVHAVLERPLKDADDRRPVRQLRTLRWGLVPSFAKSPEGAARMINARAETVHEKPSFRRPFQARRCILPADGYYEWVTGTEERELEVKGRKKRPRKQPYFVTPADGSVFAMAGLYEFWRDRTLPDDHPQSWWVTCSVITTEAETGPLGVAPAEGPRSLADIHPRMPLMLTEDRWDAWLDPSRTDPDELRGLLAPPPTGLMRAYPVGTAVSNVRNNGPELVEELAAPEVGTLF